The genomic interval TCGCACCGAAAAGACGTTCCTATGAAATATATCCGCCACACATAGCGGCATGCCCCCTGGAAAAATGTCGCCAGTAGAAATAAGCCGATATAATATGCAATGCCTCGCATGTTACTGTCACCGGAAAGCATATCTATGGTTTTTTTTATAATAAGTGGGGGAAATATATTAATAATATCCACAGTAATGAGCGAGATTGCCCCAATAATAAAATAGCGCCGGTATTTCTTTACAAATACCCTGTAAACAATGCTTCTTTGCCAAAGTGTTTTCAATTTTTTCATAAAACGTATTAACATTGAAATTCCTAAACGCTAACATAATTGAGAATAAAAACTTCATTTTAGAGAAGAAGTCTTGTACAAACAATGATAAACAGCATTTTCACCGTAACTATTCAGCGTAAATGATACACAGATCTGTGGCACAGGCATCTTGCCTGTGCGAAACGCACCTAAAAATGCTGTTGCTTAATGGTGTTAGAATGATAAAATTCAACCTTTAATTCAAAAGAATAAAATATCCATGACCTTCGGTCGCAAAGGAGTGAAATAATATGTCTACAGATAATCCTGCTTCCGGGATTGATTTTATAAGGGAAATTATTGCGGAAGATATAAAAACGAATAAACACGGCGGTAGGGTGGTTACACGTTTTCCGCCGGAACCAAACGGATACCTGCACATCGGGCATGCAAAATCAATTTGTCTTAACTTTGGTATTGCCCTGGAAAATAAAGGTGGTGTATGTCACCTGCGGTTTGATGATACAAACCCTTGCAAGGAGGAAATTGAATATGTTGAGTCAATTAAAAACGATGTACATTGGTTGGGCTTTGACTGGGGAACGCATCTTTATTACACATCCGATTATTTTGAAAAGCTGTATGAGTATGCGGTACAGTTGATACGGCTAGGCAAGGCCTATGTATGTAGTTTAAGCGCTGACGAGATAAGAGAGCACCGCGGCACCTTGACTCAACCGGGAAAGGATAGCCCCTATCGCACACGAACCATAGAAGAAAATCTTGATTTATTTACACGCATGCGCAACGGAGAGTTTGCGGATGGCGCTCAGGTGCTTCGCGCAAAAATTGATATGTCATCTCCCAATTTAAACATGAGAGATCCTGCTATCTATCGCATCCGGCGTACAAAGCATCACAGGACCGGCGATACATGGTGTATTTATCCGATGTACGACTTTGCCCACTGCCTTTCCGATTCCATTGAAGGGATCACGCATTCCATATGCACAACAGAATTTGAAAACCATCGCCCCCTGTATGATTGGATACTCGACACGTTAGGGGTGGAATGCCATCCGCAACAAATAGAGTTTGCACGCCTCAACCTCAGCTATACCGTGATGAGCAAGAGAAAATTACTTGAACTGGTAGAGGAAAAGCAGGTAAGTGGGTGGGACGACCCAAGAATGCCTACTATTTCAGGCATGCGAAGGAGGGGATATACACCGGAAGCAATACGCAATTTCTGCGAACGAATTGGAGTGGCAAAGAGAGAGAGCATGGTTGATATCGCACTGCTGGAACACTTTGTCCGCGAAGACCTTAATAAACATGCTCTCCGGGTAATGGCGGTATTGCGCCCGCTTAAGGTAGTCATTGTTAATTACCCCGAGGGTCATGTGGAAGAATTGGAGTGTATAAACAACCCGGAAGACCCAAATATGGGGACACGAAAGGCGCCTTTTTCCAGGGTTTTATATATAGAACAGGATGATTTCTGTGAAGAACCGCCCAAAAAATTCTTTCGCCTTGCCCCCGGGCGTGAAGTCCGTTTACGCTACGCCTATTTCATTACCTGTATAAAGGCAATAAAAGACGAAGTGACCGGCGAAATCAAAGAATTGCACTGCACCTATGATCAGGAAACACGGGGCGGTTCCGCACCGGATGGCCGTAAAGTCAAGAGCACAATACATTGGGTTTCTGCCGAACATTCAATTGAAGCAGAAGTGCGTTTGTACGACCATTTATTCATAAAGGAATCTCCATGCGGAGAAAAAGATGAAACTGATTTTAAAAAGTTTCTAAACCCAAATTCCCTGGAAATAATAGCTAAATGCCGTGTAGAACCTGGACTGGCAGATGCTAAACCCGGGAGCCGTTACCAATTTGAGCGCATAGGTTATTTTTGCGTTGATGCAAAAGACACCGCCAGTAAAAAACCTGTTTTTAACAGAACGGCGCTACTGCGTGATACGTGGGCAAAGGAGCAAAAGGCCGAAGTAAAATGACAAAGACTAAAATGCGCAGACTCCAGGCGGGCTCAGGTTGCAAACATGAGGTTTGGGTTCACACCTTGATCAGTGATTATAAGTCGGAGTGTACGAGAGTAGCTACTATGAAATAAAGTAACACTTTAGTCTTTTGAAACTGGAAATTATCCTTTGTAGTGCGACGAGGTTCGTCGCACTATTTGAGTAGACCCTATTCCTTATCGCACAACTTTTTTTTTGGTGCGACGAACCTCGTCGCACTACATGGTAGAGACAGGTTTGAAACCTGTCTCTACTTAGATAGCTCAAATGAGGAACGAGCCGCAACCGTTTATACCAAATGCTCCACCCCTACACTACTATCCGGCAAGCAGCAGCACTATTATTGGAATTGTTCAAAAAACTAAAGTGTTATGAAATAAAAGATATTTAAAGAAGATGAAGCCAATAAACAATTATAAAAGGTAAAATCACTAATCAAGGTGTGACCCTATTTTTCCAAAAGTACCCTCTTGCGGAATATCAAGGAAAATGTAATAATCCCCATTCCTTACAGACAATATACAAAAATGACGGATTATCCATGATAAATTATTTGTTTTTGAAGAAAAAGCAATAATAGAATAAGAATGTGTAACTTTATATGGTGTTATCTATAAACTTAACAATTACTTGTTATAGTGCGATAAAGAATTATACAAAAGCAGTCATCATGTTGCATTAGCAACACCCAGAAACGATGAAAATGGTTTTATAGCCATATCATATTGCGGTACATGTACTTAAGCTATTTTTTGTAGTCTTATTT from Candidatus Kuenenia stuttgartiensis carries:
- a CDS encoding glutamine--tRNA ligase/YqeY domain fusion protein, with protein sequence MSTDNPASGIDFIREIIAEDIKTNKHGGRVVTRFPPEPNGYLHIGHAKSICLNFGIALENKGGVCHLRFDDTNPCKEEIEYVESIKNDVHWLGFDWGTHLYYTSDYFEKLYEYAVQLIRLGKAYVCSLSADEIREHRGTLTQPGKDSPYRTRTIEENLDLFTRMRNGEFADGAQVLRAKIDMSSPNLNMRDPAIYRIRRTKHHRTGDTWCIYPMYDFAHCLSDSIEGITHSICTTEFENHRPLYDWILDTLGVECHPQQIEFARLNLSYTVMSKRKLLELVEEKQVSGWDDPRMPTISGMRRRGYTPEAIRNFCERIGVAKRESMVDIALLEHFVREDLNKHALRVMAVLRPLKVVIVNYPEGHVEELECINNPEDPNMGTRKAPFSRVLYIEQDDFCEEPPKKFFRLAPGREVRLRYAYFITCIKAIKDEVTGEIKELHCTYDQETRGGSAPDGRKVKSTIHWVSAEHSIEAEVRLYDHLFIKESPCGEKDETDFKKFLNPNSLEIIAKCRVEPGLADAKPGSRYQFERIGYFCVDAKDTASKKPVFNRTALLRDTWAKEQKAEVK